A window from Actimicrobium sp. CCC2.4 encodes these proteins:
- a CDS encoding DUF3096 domain-containing protein codes for MNINLTLAPLVSLIAGILILVMPRLLNYIVAIYLILIGLIGLFGTGRFLH; via the coding sequence ATGAACATCAACCTCACGCTCGCCCCCCTGGTGTCACTGATCGCCGGGATCCTGATCCTGGTCATGCCAAGGCTGCTGAACTACATCGTCGCGATCTATTTGATTCTGATCGGACTGATCGGCTTGTTTGGTACCGGACGATTTCTTCACTAA
- a CDS encoding DUF4148 domain-containing protein, with the protein MNVKKLIAAVAVFAAAGSVFAGDLMPFTEMDNFQSTRTRADVRAETMRNRDQIALAHGDIGAFEQPAATSTRTRLAVRKEAIESVRNHRAVGHNDIGG; encoded by the coding sequence ATGAATGTCAAAAAATTAATCGCCGCCGTTGCCGTCTTCGCTGCCGCAGGATCCGTCTTTGCCGGTGACCTGATGCCGTTCACCGAAATGGATAACTTCCAGTCGACCCGCACCCGGGCAGACGTCCGCGCTGAAACGATGCGTAACCGCGACCAGATTGCACTCGCCCATGGCGATATCGGCGCTTTCGAGCAACCTGCTGCCACTAGCACACGCACCCGTCTTGCCGTGCGCAAGGAAGCGATCGAATCAGTTCGCAACCATCGCGCCGTTGGCCACAACGACATCGGTGGCTGA